From the Musa acuminata AAA Group cultivar baxijiao chromosome BXJ3-7, Cavendish_Baxijiao_AAA, whole genome shotgun sequence genome, one window contains:
- the LOC103992418 gene encoding very-long-chain aldehyde decarbonylase GL1-9, whose protein sequence is MVFWEGYVSDELTGTLAPIVVYWLYAGMYQLLPPLDQYRLHTRKEEEQKNLVPLSSVIKGVLLQQLVQATVAGLMFLVTAKPSIAGSLIQPPVHVQLIQILVAMFIMDTWQYFIHRYMHQNKFLYRHVHSQHHRLVVPYAIGALYNHPLEGLLLDTFGGAISFLISGMTARTSVFFFCFAVIKTVDDHCGLWLPGNIFHVIFQNNTAYHDIHHQLQGTKYNYSQPFFSIWDRILGTYMPFSLVTRQEGGYEARILKKTS, encoded by the exons ATGGTCTTCTGGGAAGGGTACGTGAGTGATGAGTTGACGGGCACCCTTGCCCCTATCGTGGTTTATTGGCTGTACGCAGGGATGTATCAGCTCTTGCCCCCTTTGGACCAGTACCGGTTGCACACGAGAAAAGAAGAGGAACAGAAGAATTTGGTGCCGCTGTCCTCCGTGATTAAGGGTGTTTTGCTTCAGCAGCTGGTTCAGGCCACGGTTGCAGGGCTGATGTTCTTG GTTACTGCTAAGCCAAGCATAGCTGGTAGCTTAATCCAACCGCCTGTGCATGTCCAACTGATCCAGATCTTGGTGGCGATGTTCATAATGGACACGTGGCAATATTTCATCCATCGGTATATGCACCAGAACAAATTCTTGTACCGCCATGTCCACTCCCAGCATCACAGGCTGGTTGTTCCTTATGCTATAGGTGCTCTTTACAATCACCCATTGGAGGGCCTACTTCTGGACACCTTTGGTGGGGCCATCTCATTTCTGATCTCGGGGATGACGGCAAGGACATCTGTATTCTTCTTCTGCTTTGCAGTAATCAAGACTGTTGATGATCATTGTGGTCTTTGGCTGCCTGGGAATATCTTCCACGTCATCTTTCAGAACAACACTGCCTACCATGATATCCATCATCAGCTCCAAGGCACAAAATACAATTACTCACAGCCATTCTTCTCCATATGGGACAGGATACTGGGCACCTACATGCCATTCAGTTTGGTGACCCGCCAAGAAGGGGGATACGAGGCAAGAATACTAAAAAAGACTAGCTGA